Proteins co-encoded in one Apis mellifera strain DH4 linkage group LG15, Amel_HAv3.1, whole genome shotgun sequence genomic window:
- the LOC100578556 gene encoding putative uncharacterized protein DDB_G0282133 isoform X4 has protein sequence MSINRLKTDTIIEMSKKNRKRKLEGDDQSMVDWEQENIFPEEIKNEMETMWEIPQIFHFLHLAKEALNIPHLSMYEMERMLLIPRASKQLANIMTSLLSSPITKAKLRKIPPMPYEFWTNILAYKMKSWFKIYEAKHQNAVKVLETIGVEPEFWNVFPDAPLLNGKDFEELTFKQKVWLLKTVCDTVMHTRKTVQEEIAKQPWENQFETVLGTDRYGARYIYFPQFLKSDLRIYRHCLDNKILSTVKPIKPKLKTELENKTLNENDSVKKKTKYRRRKSRWSNGLPPKSKKKISKCDDKVVNDCKCTSDSAIGSLINEDTNFSSTSTCSNNNNNSNTNNNNNDNNSNNNNNINLDIINVERLRSSSKCSKDASQKTCCKSTKSSGYDTSNSNHVISEIINGILSNLKSETNEEKVTDDNDISLTHASKNKLKLNPTRQQYLDSMDLQINKDNPVDRTIDNLSTTSKTDDEKLNEIISAENLKLNDKSSNDIHNVRKTHQISIVSKSDDEKLNESRTHTYNQGDNVNFSEKKTGSRVLRQNGKFKEQKSDNESDQTSKTNEIESFDDKDLSLSELRSMLQKEAMEDDFSFDESSENGKYNLRKLNNKKTNDSKQETDDFNVMLLELSTSKFQLVADSLNSLRDLISSFSQKSNNPSTDTDTDAELMPPCEVKLVKKMTELLTSLEEIEPALRDSMKRARGKLQKEWTNFKEGSAEDQDSSGEGLGSNWWVLGSQGYQLPTSGDATLQTLPQLTVSSAGSQNISNKNDEEIIKCTEHSKNVEQECKEPQDENSQNEIQREQSERDESNTAQENTGTEGETKEDSSEEEHQTRRVLRARGVSSYTEQFYSDDDMEENELEEWTDFEAVYAAPSTQTSASTPHFGPKVRYADDRTNEEEDSDQDWILPSSRKRKNKRPSANRRLKSFQHKLQNIKVDALQDAAESKITSSSNNKINNEKERPKIKEIQICKPKKSINSEPSNKNIEEKQKAMIENNPKEIVPSTEINCKIENVVSVHSELDIKDEGPIYDSVPNQIDNNYATNFNSNYVMLKADHNPMNYYVMQPNSTTVVSQNAIVQSGPVVSSIIPPIQHGYYVQGTQNYIIQNPQSNFVPSQPFQPQGPQMITPQQFVGHPGYVPYMVSTAQPGYATTDSQIISQEISQSTSFPVHPNPAPLTRPSQNRYSIPRQNYPHPNGAVIRSSMPIRGNISRSNNSRITKNIQQQRNTGIRMQKPKKSQTSSENTGQKTTSLIVLSDSDDEIEMIITEKTNPESDGEKTKTSKRNTMQARQKPMVTSDLTIKPTKGAIPPQIIQRMNQGGISITPVKPTPPVQNTNTQLVVVVNETGSHYALALPNGSKLILTPEQVAQIRASNGGKLIL, from the exons ATGTCTATCAACCGACTGAAGACAGATACCA ttatagaaatgtcgaagaaaaataggaaacGGAAATTAGAAGGAGATGATCAGTCAATGGTCGACTGGGAacaagagaatatttttccagaggaaataaaaaatgaaatggaaacTATGTGGgag attccacaaatatttcatttccttcATTTGGCAAAAGAAGCTTTAAACATACCCCATTTGTCTATGTATGAAATGGAACGAATGCTTCTGATACCAAGAGCTTCTAAACAATTGGCAAATATAATGACATCCTTGTTaag ttctCCCATAACAAAagcaaaattgagaaaaataccACCAATGCCGTACGAATTTTGGACAAATATCCTTgcttataaaatgaaaagttgGTTCAAAATTTACGAAGCTAAACACCAAAACGCAGTAAAA GTTTTAGAAACTATCGGCGTAGAACCGGAATTTTGGAATGTTTTTCCTGATGCTCCTCTATTGAATGGAAAAGATTTTGAAGAACTGACTTTTAAACAAAAAGTTTGGCTTTTGAAAACAGTCTGTGATACAGTTAtg cacACTAGAAAAACTGTGCAAGAGGAAATAGCCAAGCAACCATGGGAAAACCAATTTGAAACTGTTCTAGGCACTGATCGTTATGGAGcaagatacatttattttcctcAGTTTCTTAAAAGTGATTTGAGAATTTATAGACATTgtcttgataataaaattctatccaCAGTAAAg CCAATCAAACctaaattaaaaacagaattagaaaacaaaacattaaatgaaaatgattctgtgaaaaagaaaactaaatatagaagaagaaaatctcGATGGAGTAATGGATTACCTccaaaatcaaagaaaaaaataagtaaatgtgATGACAAAGTTGTAAATGATTGCAAGTGCACTAGTGACAGTGCAATAGGCTCTTTGATAAATGAGGATACGAATTTTAGTAGTACAAGCACttgtagtaataataataataatagcaatactaataataataataatgataataatagtaataataataataatatcaacttAGATATTATCAATGTCGAAAGATTGAGAAGTTCGTCGAAGTGTTCGAAAGATGCATCCCAAAAAACATGCTGTAAAAGCACAAAATCAAGTGGTTACGATACAAGCAATTCTAATCACGTCATTTCTG aaataatcaaCGGAATTTTGTCCAATCTAAAATCGGAAACtaacgaagaaaaagtaacagatgataatgatatatcTTTAACCCATGCttcgaaaaacaaattaaaattaaatccgaCAAGACAACAATATTTAGATTCAATGGatctacaaataaataaagataatcctGTAGATAgaacaattgataatttatctaCCACTTCAAAAACAGATGATGAAAAactaaatgaaattatcagtgcagaaaatttaaaattaaacgataaaagtTCAAATGATATTCATAATGTAAGAAAAACGCATCAAATATCGATTGTATCAAAATctgatgatgaaaaattaaatgaatcaaGAACTCATACTTATAACCAAGGAGATAATGTTaacttttctgaaaaaaaaacaggaagCAGAGTTCTTAgacaaaatggaaaatttaaagaacagAAATCAGATAATGAATCAGATCAAACAagtaaaacaaatgaaatagaatCATTTGATGATAAGGATCTTTCTTTGAGCGAATTAAGAAGCATGCTACAGAAGGAAGCAATGGaagatgatttttctttcgatgagAGTAGCGAGAATGGCAAATATAATcttagaaaattgaataataagaaaacaaaTGATTCGAAACAGGAAACAGATGATTTTAATGTGATGCTCTTGGAACTTAGTACTTCGAAATTTCAACTTGTAGCTGATAGTCTTAATTCATTGAGAgatcttatttcttctttttcacaaaaaagtaataatccaAGTACTGATACAGATACTGAT gcTGAACTTATGCCTCCCTGTGAagtaaaattagttaaaaaaatgacAGAATTATTAACGTCTTTGGAAGAAATAGAACCAGCTTTACGAGATTCAATGAAAAGAGCAAGAGGAAAACTTCAAAAAGAATGGACTAATTTTAAAGAAgg CAGTGCGGAGGATCAGGACTCATCTGGGGAGGGTCTCGGCTCTAATTGGTGGGTTCTTGGATCGCAGGGCTATCAATTGCCAACTTCAGGAGACGCAACGTTACAAACGTTACCGCAACTTACCGTATCCTCAGCTGGCTCCCAAAACATCTCCAATAAAAACGACGAAGAAATCATTAAATGCACAGAACACAGTAAGAATGTCGAACAAGAATGTAAAGAACCCCAAGATGAGAATTCACAAAACGAAATACAAAGAGAACAATCTGAAAGAGACGAAAGTAACACAGCTCAAGAAAACACAGGAACTGAAGGAGAGACAAAAGAAGATTCAAGTGAAGAAG aacatCAAACACGAAGAGTCTTACGAGCCCGAGGCGTTTCCTCATACACAGAACAATTTTATTCAGACGACGATATGGAGGAGAACGAGCTGGAGGAATGGACCGACTTTGAGGCCGTGTACGCGGCTCCCAGCACACAGACCAGTGCATCCACTCCACACTTTGGTCCGAAAGTCAGATATGCTGACGATAGGacaaacgaggaggaggactcAGACCAAGATTGGATTCTACCAAGCTCTcgcaaaaggaaaaataaacgtCCGT ctgCCAATCGAAGATTAAAATCCTTTCAACATAAACtacaaaatatcaaagttGATGCTCTTCAAGATGCAGCAGAATCAAAAATAACTTCctcttctaataataaaattaataatgaaaaagaacgtcctaaaatcaaagaaatccAAATATGTAAACCAAAGAAATCTATCAATTCAGAGCCTTCTAACAAGAATATAGAAGAGAAACAAAAGGCtatgatagaaaataatcCTAAAGAAATAGTGCCTTCCACagaaataaattgcaaaatagaaaatgttgTAAGCGTACATTCGGAGCTGGACATTAAAGACGAAGGTCCGATCTATGATTCTGTACCAAAtcaaatcgataataattatgctacaaattttaattctaattatgtGATGCTTAAAGCTGATCATAATCcaatgaattattatgtaatgcAACCAAATTCCACAACTGTTGTTTCACAAAATGCAATTGTACAATCTGGACCAGTAGTCTCAAGTATCATACCACCAATTCAACATGGATATTACGTACAAGGgacacaaaattatattattcagaatCCACAGTCGAATTTCGTTCCTTCCCAACCATTTCAACCTCAAGGACCGCAAATGATAACACCACAACAATTTGTCGGTCACCCTGGTTATGTACCTTATATGGTATCTACAGCTCAACCTGGATATGCAACTACCGATTcacaaattatttctcaagAAATATCTCAAAGTACTTCGTTTCCAGTTCATCCTAATCCTGCTCCATTGACTAGACCTTCACAAAATAGGTATTCTATACCGAGACAGAACTATCCACATCCTAATGGAGCGGTTATAAGAAGTAGTATGCCCATAAGAGGAAATATCTCACGATCCAATAACTCTAGGATCACGAAAAACATTCAACAACAACGTAATACTGGTATTAGAATGcaaaaaccaaaaaaatcACAGACATCTTCAGAAAATACTGGTCAAAAAACTACTTCTTTGATCGTTCTTAGCGATAGTGATGATGAAATTGAGATGATTATTACAGAAAAAACGAATCCCGAGTCTGATggggaaaaaacaaaaacatctaaaagaaatacaatgcAGGCTAGGCAAAAACCAATGGTTACATCAGATTTAACAATTAAGCCAACAAAAGGTGCAATTCCTCCGCAAATAATTCAACGTATGAATCAAGGAGGAATTTCTATAACACCAGTTAAACCTACACCACCGGTTCAAAATACTAATACACAATTAGTGGTAGTTGTGAATGAAACTGGAAGCCATTATGCCTTAGCACTACCGAATGGAAGTAAATTGATTCTCACACCCGAACAAGTTGCGCAAATTCGAGCATCAAATGGTGGAAAActcatcttataa
- the LOC100578556 gene encoding uncharacterized protein LOC100578556 isoform X6: MSINRLKTDTIIEMSKKNRKRKLEGDDQSMVDWEQENIFPEEIKNEMETMWEIPQIFHFLHLAKEALNIPHLSMYEMERMLLIPRASKQLANIMTSLLSSPITKAKLRKIPPMPYEFWTNILAYKMKSWFKIYEAKHQNAVKVLETIGVEPEFWNVFPDAPLLNGKDFEELTFKQKVWLLKTVCDTVMHTRKTVQEEIAKQPWENQFETVLGTDRYGARYIYFPQFLKSDLRIYRHCLDNKILSTVKPIKPKLKTELENKTLNENDSVKKKTKYRRRKSRWSNGLPPKSKKKISKCDDKVVNDCKCTSDSAIGSLINEDTNFSSTSTCNIINVERLRSSSKCSKDASQKTCCKSTKSSGYDTSNSNHVISEIINGILSNLKSETNEEKVTDDNDISLTHASKNKLKLNPTRQQYLDSMDLQINKDNPVDRTIDNLSTTSKTDDEKLNEIISAENLKLNDKSSNDIHNVRKTHQISIVSKSDDEKLNESRTHTYNQGDNVNFSEKKTGSRVLRQNGKFKEQKSDNESDQTSKTNEIESFDDKDLSLSELRSMLQKEAMEDDFSFDESSENGKYNLRKLNNKKTNDSKQETDDFNVMLLELSTSKFQLVADSLNSLRDLISSFSQKSNNPSTDTDTDAELMPPCEVKLVKKMTELLTSLEEIEPALRDSMKRARGKLQKEWTNFKEGSAEDQDSSGEGLGSNWWVLGSQGYQLPTSGDATLQTLPQLTVSSAGSQNISNKNDEEIIKCTEHSKNVEQECKEPQDENSQNEIQREQSERDESNTAQENTGTEGETKEDSSEEEHQTRRVLRARGVSSYTEQFYSDDDMEENELEEWTDFEAVYAAPSTQTSASTPHFGPKVRYADDRTNEEEDSDQDWILPSSRKRKNKRPSANRRLKSFQHKLQNIKVDALQDAAESKITSSSNNKINNEKERPKIKEIQICKPKKSINSEPSNKNIEEKQKAMIENNPKEIVPSTEINCKIENVVSVHSELDIKDEGPIYDSVPNQIDNNYATNFNSNYVMLKADHNPMNYYVMQPNSTTVVSQNAIVQSGPVVSSIIPPIQHGYYVQGTQNYIIQNPQSNFVPSQPFQPQGPQMITPQQFVGHPGYVPYMVSTAQPGYATTDSQIISQEISQSTSFPVHPNPAPLTRPSQNRYSIPRQNYPHPNGAVIRSSMPIRGNISRSNNSRITKNIQQQRNTGIRMQKPKKSQTSSENTGQKTTSLIVLSDSDDEIEMIITEKTNPESDGEKTKTSKRNTMQARQKPMVTSDLTIKPTKGAIPPQIIQRMNQGGISITPVKPTPPVQNTNTQLVVVVNETGSHYALALPNGSKLILTPEQVAQIRASNGGKLIL; the protein is encoded by the exons ATGTCTATCAACCGACTGAAGACAGATACCA ttatagaaatgtcgaagaaaaataggaaacGGAAATTAGAAGGAGATGATCAGTCAATGGTCGACTGGGAacaagagaatatttttccagaggaaataaaaaatgaaatggaaacTATGTGGgag attccacaaatatttcatttccttcATTTGGCAAAAGAAGCTTTAAACATACCCCATTTGTCTATGTATGAAATGGAACGAATGCTTCTGATACCAAGAGCTTCTAAACAATTGGCAAATATAATGACATCCTTGTTaag ttctCCCATAACAAAagcaaaattgagaaaaataccACCAATGCCGTACGAATTTTGGACAAATATCCTTgcttataaaatgaaaagttgGTTCAAAATTTACGAAGCTAAACACCAAAACGCAGTAAAA GTTTTAGAAACTATCGGCGTAGAACCGGAATTTTGGAATGTTTTTCCTGATGCTCCTCTATTGAATGGAAAAGATTTTGAAGAACTGACTTTTAAACAAAAAGTTTGGCTTTTGAAAACAGTCTGTGATACAGTTAtg cacACTAGAAAAACTGTGCAAGAGGAAATAGCCAAGCAACCATGGGAAAACCAATTTGAAACTGTTCTAGGCACTGATCGTTATGGAGcaagatacatttattttcctcAGTTTCTTAAAAGTGATTTGAGAATTTATAGACATTgtcttgataataaaattctatccaCAGTAAAg CCAATCAAACctaaattaaaaacagaattagaaaacaaaacattaaatgaaaatgattctgtgaaaaagaaaactaaatatagaagaagaaaatctcGATGGAGTAATGGATTACCTccaaaatcaaagaaaaaaataagtaaatgtgATGACAAAGTTGTAAATGATTGCAAGTGCACTAGTGACAGTGCAATAGGCTCTTTGATAAATGAGGATACGAATTTTAGTAGTACAAGCACttgta ATATTATCAATGTCGAAAGATTGAGAAGTTCGTCGAAGTGTTCGAAAGATGCATCCCAAAAAACATGCTGTAAAAGCACAAAATCAAGTGGTTACGATACAAGCAATTCTAATCACGTCATTTCTG aaataatcaaCGGAATTTTGTCCAATCTAAAATCGGAAACtaacgaagaaaaagtaacagatgataatgatatatcTTTAACCCATGCttcgaaaaacaaattaaaattaaatccgaCAAGACAACAATATTTAGATTCAATGGatctacaaataaataaagataatcctGTAGATAgaacaattgataatttatctaCCACTTCAAAAACAGATGATGAAAAactaaatgaaattatcagtgcagaaaatttaaaattaaacgataaaagtTCAAATGATATTCATAATGTAAGAAAAACGCATCAAATATCGATTGTATCAAAATctgatgatgaaaaattaaatgaatcaaGAACTCATACTTATAACCAAGGAGATAATGTTaacttttctgaaaaaaaaacaggaagCAGAGTTCTTAgacaaaatggaaaatttaaagaacagAAATCAGATAATGAATCAGATCAAACAagtaaaacaaatgaaatagaatCATTTGATGATAAGGATCTTTCTTTGAGCGAATTAAGAAGCATGCTACAGAAGGAAGCAATGGaagatgatttttctttcgatgagAGTAGCGAGAATGGCAAATATAATcttagaaaattgaataataagaaaacaaaTGATTCGAAACAGGAAACAGATGATTTTAATGTGATGCTCTTGGAACTTAGTACTTCGAAATTTCAACTTGTAGCTGATAGTCTTAATTCATTGAGAgatcttatttcttctttttcacaaaaaagtaataatccaAGTACTGATACAGATACTGAT gcTGAACTTATGCCTCCCTGTGAagtaaaattagttaaaaaaatgacAGAATTATTAACGTCTTTGGAAGAAATAGAACCAGCTTTACGAGATTCAATGAAAAGAGCAAGAGGAAAACTTCAAAAAGAATGGACTAATTTTAAAGAAgg CAGTGCGGAGGATCAGGACTCATCTGGGGAGGGTCTCGGCTCTAATTGGTGGGTTCTTGGATCGCAGGGCTATCAATTGCCAACTTCAGGAGACGCAACGTTACAAACGTTACCGCAACTTACCGTATCCTCAGCTGGCTCCCAAAACATCTCCAATAAAAACGACGAAGAAATCATTAAATGCACAGAACACAGTAAGAATGTCGAACAAGAATGTAAAGAACCCCAAGATGAGAATTCACAAAACGAAATACAAAGAGAACAATCTGAAAGAGACGAAAGTAACACAGCTCAAGAAAACACAGGAACTGAAGGAGAGACAAAAGAAGATTCAAGTGAAGAAG aacatCAAACACGAAGAGTCTTACGAGCCCGAGGCGTTTCCTCATACACAGAACAATTTTATTCAGACGACGATATGGAGGAGAACGAGCTGGAGGAATGGACCGACTTTGAGGCCGTGTACGCGGCTCCCAGCACACAGACCAGTGCATCCACTCCACACTTTGGTCCGAAAGTCAGATATGCTGACGATAGGacaaacgaggaggaggactcAGACCAAGATTGGATTCTACCAAGCTCTcgcaaaaggaaaaataaacgtCCGT ctgCCAATCGAAGATTAAAATCCTTTCAACATAAACtacaaaatatcaaagttGATGCTCTTCAAGATGCAGCAGAATCAAAAATAACTTCctcttctaataataaaattaataatgaaaaagaacgtcctaaaatcaaagaaatccAAATATGTAAACCAAAGAAATCTATCAATTCAGAGCCTTCTAACAAGAATATAGAAGAGAAACAAAAGGCtatgatagaaaataatcCTAAAGAAATAGTGCCTTCCACagaaataaattgcaaaatagaaaatgttgTAAGCGTACATTCGGAGCTGGACATTAAAGACGAAGGTCCGATCTATGATTCTGTACCAAAtcaaatcgataataattatgctacaaattttaattctaattatgtGATGCTTAAAGCTGATCATAATCcaatgaattattatgtaatgcAACCAAATTCCACAACTGTTGTTTCACAAAATGCAATTGTACAATCTGGACCAGTAGTCTCAAGTATCATACCACCAATTCAACATGGATATTACGTACAAGGgacacaaaattatattattcagaatCCACAGTCGAATTTCGTTCCTTCCCAACCATTTCAACCTCAAGGACCGCAAATGATAACACCACAACAATTTGTCGGTCACCCTGGTTATGTACCTTATATGGTATCTACAGCTCAACCTGGATATGCAACTACCGATTcacaaattatttctcaagAAATATCTCAAAGTACTTCGTTTCCAGTTCATCCTAATCCTGCTCCATTGACTAGACCTTCACAAAATAGGTATTCTATACCGAGACAGAACTATCCACATCCTAATGGAGCGGTTATAAGAAGTAGTATGCCCATAAGAGGAAATATCTCACGATCCAATAACTCTAGGATCACGAAAAACATTCAACAACAACGTAATACTGGTATTAGAATGcaaaaaccaaaaaaatcACAGACATCTTCAGAAAATACTGGTCAAAAAACTACTTCTTTGATCGTTCTTAGCGATAGTGATGATGAAATTGAGATGATTATTACAGAAAAAACGAATCCCGAGTCTGATggggaaaaaacaaaaacatctaaaagaaatacaatgcAGGCTAGGCAAAAACCAATGGTTACATCAGATTTAACAATTAAGCCAACAAAAGGTGCAATTCCTCCGCAAATAATTCAACGTATGAATCAAGGAGGAATTTCTATAACACCAGTTAAACCTACACCACCGGTTCAAAATACTAATACACAATTAGTGGTAGTTGTGAATGAAACTGGAAGCCATTATGCCTTAGCACTACCGAATGGAAGTAAATTGATTCTCACACCCGAACAAGTTGCGCAAATTCGAGCATCAAATGGTGGAAAActcatcttataa